One window of Myxocyprinus asiaticus isolate MX2 ecotype Aquarium Trade chromosome 4, UBuf_Myxa_2, whole genome shotgun sequence genomic DNA carries:
- the LOC127440008 gene encoding paxillin-like isoform X2, whose protein sequence is MDDLDALLADLESTTSHICEQAVFLPDETPYSCPTGNDCYKEVFSPSRLTSPSVQALNGTLSEKPESKHSSSQSFSSVQKSVSPPVSESDEEHVYSFPNKQKTTNSPAAVMSSSLGSNLSELDRLLLELNAVQHNIPSFPTEEAYTPKQASNTQRYVPENGVSSVVKVSPPKLEKPKQHAAGRGIEDVRPSVESLLNELESSVPAPAPAPSVPQVPEFKEAQDDTPAQQQARISASSATRELDELMASLSDFKVQSNIMAQGKSSPTSVSKQGNKLDNMLGNLQSDLNRLGVQTVAKGVCGACKKPIAGQLVTAMGRTWHPEHFACTHCQEEIGSRNFFERDGHPYCEKDYHSLFSPRCYYCNGPILDRVVTALDKTWHPEHFFCAQCGSFFGPEGFHEKEGKAYCKKDYFDMFAPKCGGCTRAILENYISALNSLWHPECFVCRECFIPFVNGSFFEHEGQPYCEAHYHERRGSLCSGCQKPITGRCITAMGKKFHPEHFVCAFCLKQLNKGTYKEQNDKPYCQSCYVKLFS, encoded by the exons ATGCTCTTCTTGCAGATTTGGAGTCCACAACTTCCCATATTTGCGAACAAGCTGTGTTTCTCCCAGACGAGACGCCATATTCGTGCCCCACAGGAAATGACTGTTACAAGGAAGTGTTCTCCCCATCTCGACTGACTTCCCCTTCTGTACAAGCTCTGAATGGAACTTTGTCAGAAAAACCAGAGTCAAAGCACTCATCATCCCAG TCTTTCAGCTCAGTTCAGAAAAGCGTCAGTCCTCCTGTGTCGGAGTCTGACGAAGAGCACGTTTACAGTTTCCCCAACAAACAGAAGACTACTAACTCACCTGCTGCAGTCATGAGCTCATCGCTGGGCAGTAATCTGTCTGAGCTGGACCGACTGTTGCTGGAGCTCAACGCTGTACAGCACAACATTCCATCATTCCCTACTGAAG AAGCGTACACCCCTAAACAAGCCAGCAACACCCAGCGATATGTTCCAGAAAATGGTGTCTCATCAGTAGTGAAAGTTTCTCCTCCCAAGTTAGAGAAACCCAAACAGCATGCAGCAGGTCGGGGGATCGAAGACGTCAGGCCCAGTGTGGAGAGTTTATTAAATGAACTGGAGAGCTCCGTTCCAGCCCCTGC gCCTGCTCCATCAGTGCCCCAAGTTCCTGAGTTTAAAGAAGCTCAGGATGATACTCCAGCCCAGCAGCAAGCTAGAATCTCTGCCTCCTCTGCTACACGAGAGCTTGATGAACTCATGGCTTCACTATCTGACTTCAAAGTTCAGAGCAAT ATTATGGCTCAGGGCAAAAGTTCCCCCACCAGCGTTTCGAAGCAGGGGAATAAACTGGACAACATGCTGGGCAACCTGCAGTCAGACCTCAACCGACTGGGTGTTCAAACTGTAGCCAAAGGAGTTTGTGGAGCTTGCAAGAAACCCATCGCTGGCCAG TTGGTGACAGCAATGGGTCGGACGTGGCATCCAGAACATTTTGCGTGTACTCACTGTCAGGAGGAAATAGGCTCCAGAAACTTCTTTGAGCGAGATGGACACCCGTACTGTGAAAAGGATTACCACAGCCTCTTCTCTCCACGCTGTTACTACTGCAATGGACCCATTCTGGAC agAGTGGTGACCGCATTAGACAAGACTTGGCATCCGGAACATTTCTTTTGTGCCCAGTGCGGGTCATTCTTTGGCCCTGAGG GTTTCCATGAGAAGGAGGGAAAGGCGTACTGTAAAAAAGACTACTTTGATATGTTTGCCCCTAAATGTGGTGGCTGTACCCGTGCTATCCTGGAGAACTACATCTCTGCCCTCAACTCTCTTTGGCATccagagtgttttgtctgcagg GAGTGTTTCATTCCATTTGTGAACGGGAGTTTCTTCGAGCACGAAGGGCAGCCGTACTGCGAGGCTCATTACCATGAGCGCCGCGGCTCGCTCTGCTCCGGCTGTCAGAAACCCATTACCGGCCGCTGCATCACAGCCATGGGCAAGAAGTTTCACCCCGAGCATTTCGTCTGCGCCTTCTGCCTTAAACAGCTGAACAAGGGCACGTACAAAGAGCAGAACGACAAACCGTACTGCCAAAGCTGCTATGTGAAGCTCTTCAGCTAG
- the LOC127440008 gene encoding paxillin-like isoform X3 encodes MSSSLGSNLSELDRLLLELNAVQHNIPSFPTEEAYTPKQASNTQRYVPENGVSSVVKVSPPKLEKPKQHAAGRGIEDVRPSVESLLNELESSVPAPAPAPSVPQVPEFKEAQDDTPAQQQARISASSATRELDELMASLSDFKVQSNIMAQGKSSPTSVSKQGNKLDNMLGNLQSDLNRLGVQTVAKGVCGACKKPIAGQLVTAMGRTWHPEHFACTHCQEEIGSRNFFERDGHPYCEKDYHSLFSPRCYYCNGPILDRVVTALDKTWHPEHFFCAQCGSFFGPEGFHEKEGKAYCKKDYFDMFAPKCGGCTRAILENYISALNSLWHPECFVCRECFIPFVNGSFFEHEGQPYCEAHYHERRGSLCSGCQKPITGRCITAMGKKFHPEHFVCAFCLKQLNKGTYKEQNDKPYCQSCYVKLFS; translated from the exons ATGAGCTCATCGCTGGGCAGTAATCTGTCTGAGCTGGACCGACTGTTGCTGGAGCTCAACGCTGTACAGCACAACATTCCATCATTCCCTACTGAAG AAGCGTACACCCCTAAACAAGCCAGCAACACCCAGCGATATGTTCCAGAAAATGGTGTCTCATCAGTAGTGAAAGTTTCTCCTCCCAAGTTAGAGAAACCCAAACAGCATGCAGCAGGTCGGGGGATCGAAGACGTCAGGCCCAGTGTGGAGAGTTTATTAAATGAACTGGAGAGCTCCGTTCCAGCCCCTGC gCCTGCTCCATCAGTGCCCCAAGTTCCTGAGTTTAAAGAAGCTCAGGATGATACTCCAGCCCAGCAGCAAGCTAGAATCTCTGCCTCCTCTGCTACACGAGAGCTTGATGAACTCATGGCTTCACTATCTGACTTCAAAGTTCAGAGCAAT ATTATGGCTCAGGGCAAAAGTTCCCCCACCAGCGTTTCGAAGCAGGGGAATAAACTGGACAACATGCTGGGCAACCTGCAGTCAGACCTCAACCGACTGGGTGTTCAAACTGTAGCCAAAGGAGTTTGTGGAGCTTGCAAGAAACCCATCGCTGGCCAG TTGGTGACAGCAATGGGTCGGACGTGGCATCCAGAACATTTTGCGTGTACTCACTGTCAGGAGGAAATAGGCTCCAGAAACTTCTTTGAGCGAGATGGACACCCGTACTGTGAAAAGGATTACCACAGCCTCTTCTCTCCACGCTGTTACTACTGCAATGGACCCATTCTGGAC agAGTGGTGACCGCATTAGACAAGACTTGGCATCCGGAACATTTCTTTTGTGCCCAGTGCGGGTCATTCTTTGGCCCTGAGG GTTTCCATGAGAAGGAGGGAAAGGCGTACTGTAAAAAAGACTACTTTGATATGTTTGCCCCTAAATGTGGTGGCTGTACCCGTGCTATCCTGGAGAACTACATCTCTGCCCTCAACTCTCTTTGGCATccagagtgttttgtctgcagg GAGTGTTTCATTCCATTTGTGAACGGGAGTTTCTTCGAGCACGAAGGGCAGCCGTACTGCGAGGCTCATTACCATGAGCGCCGCGGCTCGCTCTGCTCCGGCTGTCAGAAACCCATTACCGGCCGCTGCATCACAGCCATGGGCAAGAAGTTTCACCCCGAGCATTTCGTCTGCGCCTTCTGCCTTAAACAGCTGAACAAGGGCACGTACAAAGAGCAGAACGACAAACCGTACTGCCAAAGCTGCTATGTGAAGCTCTTCAGCTAG
- the LOC127440048 gene encoding osteoclast-stimulating factor 1: protein MSKPPPKPAKPGQVKVYRALFTFDPRTPDELYFEEGDILYISDTSDSNWWKGTCRGRTGLIPSNYVAEQAESIDNPMHEAAKRGNLSWLRECLDNKVGINGLDKAGNTALYWACHGGHKDVVEILLSQPNCELNQQNKLGDTALHAAAWKGYSDIVEMLLNKNARMDIVNNEKKTALEMATNAQCASLLKRKLGGVILRAHSNAEEYLDDEDSD, encoded by the exons ATGTCAAAGCCTCCTCCCAAACCAGCAAAACCAG GTCAGGTCAAGGTGTACAGGGCATTATTCACTTTCGACCCAAGGACG CCAGATGAACTGTATTTTGAGGAAGGAGACATACTATACATCTcagataca AGTGACAGTAACTGGTGGAAGGGGACATGCCGGGGAAGGACTGGTCTTATTCCCAGTAATTACG TGGCTGAACAGGCAGAATCCATAGACAACCCCATGCATGAGGCAGCCAAGCGAG GTAATCTGAGCTGGCTCCGAGAGTGTTTGGATAACAAGGTGGGCATTAACGGACTGGACAAAGCAGGGAACACTGCTCTCTACTGGGCATGCCACGGAGGGCACAAAG ATGTGGTTGAGATTTTGCTGAGTCAGCCAAATTGTGAGCTTAATCAACAG AATAAATTGGGAGACACGGCTCTACACGCAGCTGCCTGGAAGGGTTATTCAGATATAGTTGAGATGTTGCTCAATAAAA ATGCCAGAATGGACATTGTAAATAACGAAAAGAAGACAGCTCTGGAAATGGCCACCAACGCTCAGTGCGCCTCACTGCTGAAGAGGAAACTAGGAGGAG TCATTCTGCGTGCCCACAGTAACGCTGAGGAGTATCTGGATGATGAAGACTCCGACTGA